Proteins encoded in a region of the Watersipora subatra chromosome 5, tzWatSuba1.1, whole genome shotgun sequence genome:
- the LOC137396626 gene encoding protein PIF-like has translation MTTSTTNTTYSRNWFSGPKQGTDTDDHHYIDDEVRENQPIRSRVQMPHDDDGDDDDDDNDDDDDDDDDDDDDDDNDDDDDDDDDDDDEDDDDGSDDDDDDDDDDDDDVNDDDDDDDDDDDDDDDDDDDDDDDIDDDDDDDDDDGNDDDDDDDDDDDDGNDDDDDDDDDDNNGDYGDNDDDDNDDNNDNKDNDDNDDIEQRQQRRQQQR, from the exons ATGACAACGTCAACCACAAATACAACCTATTCCAGAAATTGGTTCTCCGGTCCAAAACAAGGCACAGACACGGATGATCACCATTACATCGACGATGAAGTTCGTGAAAATCAACCAATTAGAAGCAGAGT GCAGATGCCGCATGATGATGACGGCGATGACGACGATGACgacaatgatgatgatgacgacGATGACGACGATGATGACGACGATGATGATAACGATGATGACGATGACGACGATGACGACGATGACGACGAAGACGACGATGACGGCAGTGATGATGATGACGACGATGACGACGATGACGACGATGACgtcaatgatgatgatgacgatgatgatgacgatgatgacgatgatgatgatgacgacGATGACGACGATGACGACATTGAcgacgatgatgatgatgacgacGATGACggcaatgatgatgatgatgacgatgACGATGATGACGATGACGGCAATGACGACGATGACGACGATGACGACGATGACAACAATGGCGATTATGGCGACAATGACGATGATGACAATGACGACAACAATGACAATAAGGACAATGATGACAATGATGACATTGAACAACGGCAACAACGACGGCAACAACAACGATAG